The Streptococcus sp. VT 162 genome has a window encoding:
- a CDS encoding amylovoran biosynthesis protein AmsE: MSEKQKISVLMSVYVKENPTFLRDAIKSVQNQTLKPSELVLVEDGPLTPELYQVLDEVEAQSEIPVKRCPLEENQGLGLALRYGVLQCQYDIIARMDTDDIAVSDRFEKQVQLMEQENLDLLGGHIAEFIDNPDEIVSYRRVPTQHADIVAYQRMRSAFNHMTVMFKKDMVLKAGNYEDGLYMEDDLLWLNMIAAGAKTGNLDQILCKVRVGAGMFERRGGLRYLKLYRQARQRMLERGQISYMDYAKSVAIQAIVALCPGFVRQFIFVKLLRKRK; the protein is encoded by the coding sequence GTGTCTGAAAAGCAAAAAATTAGCGTCTTGATGTCGGTCTATGTGAAGGAAAATCCGACATTTTTGAGAGATGCCATCAAAAGTGTTCAAAACCAGACCTTAAAGCCGAGTGAGCTTGTTCTCGTAGAGGATGGGCCTCTCACACCAGAACTCTATCAGGTGCTAGATGAAGTGGAAGCTCAGTCAGAAATTCCAGTTAAGCGTTGCCCCTTAGAAGAAAATCAAGGTTTAGGTTTGGCTCTTCGATACGGTGTTTTACAGTGTCAGTACGATATCATTGCTCGTATGGATACAGATGATATAGCGGTATCTGACCGCTTTGAAAAGCAAGTCCAACTAATGGAACAGGAAAATCTGGATCTCTTAGGTGGGCATATCGCAGAGTTCATTGACAATCCAGATGAGATTGTGTCTTATCGTCGTGTTCCAACTCAGCACGCAGACATTGTGGCTTATCAGAGAATGAGAAGCGCCTTTAACCATATGACAGTCATGTTCAAAAAGGACATGGTCCTCAAGGCGGGTAACTACGAAGATGGCCTTTACATGGAGGATGACCTCCTTTGGCTCAATATGATTGCGGCAGGTGCCAAGACAGGGAACCTGGATCAAATCTTGTGTAAGGTTCGTGTCGGTGCAGGGATGTTTGAGCGTCGAGGTGGCTTGCGTTACCTTAAACTCTATCGTCAAGCTCGCCAACGGATGCTTGAGCGAGGGCAAATTTCTTACATGGATTATGCTAAAAGTGTAGCCATTCAGGCAATTGTTGCACTTTGTCCAGGCTTTGTACGTCAGTTTATCTTCGTCAAACTTTTAAGAAAGAGAAAGTAA
- a CDS encoding short-chain dehydrogenase, whose protein sequence is MNKKLTDYVIDLVEILNKQQKQVFWGIFDILSMVVSIIVSYILFYGLINPAPVDYVIYTLLAFLLYQIMIAFWGLNASISRYSKITDFMKIFFGVMLSSVLSYGICYAFLPLFSIRFIVLFILLSTFLILLPRITWQLIYSKRKKGSGDGEHRRTFLIGAGDGGALFMNSYQHPTSDLELVGILDNDEKKKGQKLGGIPVLGSYDNLPELAKRHQIERVIVAIPSLDPSEYERILQMCNKLGVKCYKMPKVETVVQGLHQPGSGFQKIDITDLLGRQEIRLDESRLGTEITGKTILVTGAGGSIGSEICRQVSRFNPERIVLLGHGENSIYLVYHELIRTFQGIDYVPVIADIQDYDRLLQVFEQYKPAIVYHAAAHKHVPMMERNPKEAFKNNILGTYNVAKAVDEAKVPKMVMISTDKAVNPPNVMGATKRVAELIVTGFNQRSKSTYCAVRFGNVLGSRGSVIPVFERQIAEGGPVTVTDFRMTRYFMTIPEASRLVIHAGAYAKDGEVFILDMGKPVKIYDLAKKMVLLSGHTESEIPIVEVGIRPGEKLYEELLVSTELVDNQVMDKIFVGKVNVMPLEAIDQKIEEFRSLSGDELKEAIISFANETTHAE, encoded by the coding sequence ATGAATAAAAAACTAACAGATTATGTGATTGATCTGGTTGAAATTTTAAATAAACAGCAAAAACAAGTATTTTGGGGGATATTCGATATTCTAAGCATGGTGGTTTCCATCATCGTATCTTATATCTTGTTTTATGGCCTTATAAATCCTGCGCCTGTAGATTATGTAATCTACACTCTTTTAGCCTTCCTCCTTTATCAAATCATGATTGCATTTTGGGGGCTAAATGCTAGTATCAGTCGTTATAGCAAGATTACGGATTTCATGAAAATCTTTTTCGGAGTGATGCTCAGCAGTGTTCTTTCTTATGGAATCTGCTATGCCTTCCTTCCATTGTTTTCTATCCGTTTCATCGTACTCTTCATTTTGTTGAGTACCTTCCTCATCTTGCTTCCTCGTATCACTTGGCAGTTGATTTATTCTAAACGTAAAAAAGGTAGTGGAGATGGAGAACACCGTCGGACCTTCTTGATTGGTGCTGGTGATGGTGGTGCCCTCTTTATGAACAGCTACCAACACCCAACTAGCGACCTTGAGCTAGTGGGGATATTGGATAATGATGAAAAGAAAAAGGGACAAAAACTAGGTGGAATCCCAGTATTGGGCTCTTATGATAATCTACCTGAATTAGCTAAACGCCACCAGATCGAGCGTGTCATCGTAGCCATCCCTTCGCTTGACCCATCAGAGTACGAACGCATCTTACAGATGTGTAATAAGCTAGGCGTCAAATGTTACAAGATGCCTAAGGTTGAGACAGTCGTTCAAGGGCTCCATCAACCAGGTAGTGGTTTCCAGAAAATTGATATCACAGACCTTTTGGGCCGTCAGGAGATTCGTCTTGACGAATCGCGTCTAGGTACGGAGATTACAGGCAAGACCATCTTGGTGACAGGAGCTGGTGGTTCGATTGGTTCGGAGATTTGTCGCCAGGTTAGTCGCTTCAATCCCGAGCGTATTGTCTTGCTTGGACATGGTGAAAACTCAATCTATCTCGTTTATCATGAATTGATCCGTACGTTCCAAGGGATTGATTATGTTCCTGTTATTGCAGATATTCAGGACTATGACCGTCTCTTGCAGGTGTTTGAGCAGTACAAACCAGCTATCGTTTACCATGCTGCAGCCCACAAACACGTTCCAATGATGGAGCGCAATCCAAAAGAAGCCTTCAAGAACAATATCCTCGGGACTTACAATGTTGCTAAGGCTGTTGATGAGGCCAAAGTGCCTAAGATGGTCATGATTTCGACTGACAAGGCGGTCAATCCACCCAATGTTATGGGTGCCACTAAGCGCGTGGCAGAATTGATTGTCACTGGTTTTAACCAACGTAGCAAATCAACCTACTGTGCAGTCCGTTTTGGAAATGTTCTGGGTAGTCGTGGTAGCGTGATTCCTGTCTTTGAACGTCAGATTGCTGAAGGCGGTCCTGTAACAGTAACAGACTTCCGAATGACACGTTACTTTATGACCATTCCAGAGGCTAGCCGTCTAGTAATCCATGCTGGGGCTTATGCCAAGGACGGAGAAGTCTTTATCCTCGATATGGGTAAACCAGTTAAGATCTATGACTTGGCTAAGAAAATGGTCCTTCTAAGCGGGCACACAGAAAGTGAAATTCCAATCGTTGAGGTCGGTATCCGCCCAGGGGAAAAACTCTATGAAGAACTCTTGGTTTCGACCGAATTGGTTGATAACCAAGTCATGGACAAGATTTTCGTTGGTAAGGTAAATGTCATGCCGCTAGAAGCCATCGATCAAAAGATTGAAGAGTTCCGTTCACTCAGCGGAGATGAGCTCAAAGAAGCGATTATTTCCTTTGCGAATGAGACAACTCATGCTGAGTAA
- a CDS encoding membrane protein: protein MLSAIRSFFKGYANFSGRSTRPEFWWVWLLNMVIFLPAYYSLFTGVESDKAIRNIAVFSMCIILFIVEFVPLLALIVRRLRDVGIHWAYIFIVFVPLGAVTLLVMLAMPSQRFVEKVIENSEKDKDKENTEDSRFEEMVRKY from the coding sequence ATGCTGAGTGCTATTAGGAGTTTTTTCAAAGGCTATGCAAATTTTTCTGGTCGTTCCACACGTCCAGAATTTTGGTGGGTTTGGCTACTAAATATGGTGATTTTCTTGCCCGCCTACTACTCACTTTTTACTGGAGTAGAATCTGATAAAGCCATCAGGAATATTGCGGTCTTCAGTATGTGTATTATTTTGTTTATAGTAGAGTTTGTTCCTCTACTAGCACTGATAGTACGTCGCTTACGAGATGTAGGTATCCATTGGGCCTATATCTTTATTGTATTTGTTCCTTTAGGTGCAGTAACACTGCTTGTTATGCTCGCTATGCCAAGTCAACGATTTGTAGAAAAAGTGATAGAAAATAGTGAAAAAGATAAAGATAAAGAGAATACGGAAGACTCTCGGTTTGAAGAAATGGTACGAAAATATTAA